The DNA sequence GATGTATAAAGAGCTAATAAGGATGCACACAGAGGAAGGTCTGGATTTCTCTCAGGTTACAACCTTTAATTTGGACGAGTTTTGCGGGATATCACCCGACAACAAGCACAGCTACCGCTATTACATGTACCAGAATTTTTTTAACCACGTAAACGTAAAGCCCAAAAACATTTACATACCCGACGGAAAGGCAGAAGATATAGAAGAATTTTGCAGGGAATACGACAGAAAGATAGAGGAATTTGGCCCCATAGACATGCAAATCTTGGGCATAGGCAGAAACGGACACATAGGCTTCAACGAACCTGCCGACAGGCTAAAGGTCGACACTCATGTCGTAACGCTTGCCGAAGAAACGATTCGCGACAATGGCAGCTTTTTCGATGATCCCCTGGATATGCCGAAAAAGGCCATAACCATGGGGCTTGGGGCGATAATGAAGGCAAAAAAGATTCTTCTTCTTGCAAACGGAAGAAAGAAGGCCACCATAATGGCAAGCCTTTTAAAAGATAGGCATGTCACTACGAAACTGCCTGCCTCCTTTTTGTACCTTCATCCTGATGCCACGATAATTATGGATCGCGAAGCTGCAGGGGAAGCCCTCGAAAGGAAAACAGCAGGTTGATGTCATTAAAAAGCGCTGTTCATGCAATATCACTGAAGCTTTTGTTGCGCTTGCAAAATATAAAAGGGCACACATAGAATTTTATGGCACAAAATACTTTTAGAGCTTCCTGCAATGCATGGAAATGATCGCAGCAAAGTTGTGCTGCAACGTAGGGAATGGATATTAAAGTTTCTTGTAAAGATTGCTTGTTTTTAGATTTCAAAGGTTTTTCAGACAATTTCTGATAATACCTGCAATTGACGAAATCCCCTGATTTCGTGCTATCATCCACTTGATAATTCGTGCAAGAAGGGAGGTCTCGCCCATGATGGCTGCGTTTGGTCGCCAATGAGGCCCGCTGAGGATGCGGGTCCCGCATTCGTGCATCCGAAAGCCCTTTGATCCTTGCGTTCGTCCTTCGGGCTGCCAAATAGCGCACTGGGCGGGAATTCCTTGCCTCTCGTAACTGCCCGTGCCTAAAATTCAGCGTAAAAAATCCCCCTTTTCCCGAAGCGACGAAGCACTTAAACGCTGCGCCCAAGCGGATGCATCGATGCTGACAAGACAATTACTTTTAACTTCAAGAAAGGTGGGATTGATGTGTTTAAAGCTTTAAGTCGCGCGCTTACGTCGCGTAGCGGTCCGATCCTGACGGGCGTTGCAGTGGGTATACTTGCGCCGCTTTTGACCTTTTGGGGCAATCCCGGCAACATGGGAATCTGCGTAGCCTGCTTTACCCGTGACATCGCAGGGGCCTTAGGACTTCATCGGGCAGCAACGGTGCAGTACATACGACCCGAACTTGCCGGGTTCATATTGGGTTCCTTCATTTCTTCCTTGATATACGGGGAGTACAAGCCTCGGACGGGGTCTTCGCCGATCGTTCGCTTCTTCCTGGGATTTTTTGCCATGATCGGGGCGTTGGTGTTTTTGGGATGCCCATGGAGGGCATACATTCGCCTGAGCGCGGGAGATTTAAATGCCATACCGGGCATCGTGGGGCTTGCCATAGGGATCGTTATTGGCATAGCGTTTCTGTGGCACGGCTTCAGCCTAGGGCGTAATTACCCGGCTAAAAAGGCGTTAGGCTACATAATGCCTGTCGTTGCCGTGACGCTCCTCGTCTTCGTGCTGCTTCGGCCAAGCTTTGGCCCGGAAGGGACGTCCGCCGTCTTTTTTTCCAAGGAAGGCCCCGGTTCCATGGCAGCACCTGTTGCTCTCTCGCTTCTCGTAGGCCTTCTTGTCGGGTTTTTGGCCCAGCGGAGCAGATTTTGTACGGTAGGGGCTCTGCGTGACCTCATAATGTTCAAGGATTTTCACCTCTTTAACGGGATTATAGCCTTCATCGTCGCTGCTTTCATCACCAACGTGCTTCTCGGCCAGTTCAAGCTCGGCTTTGAAGGACAGCCCATAGCCCACACGAACACCCTGTGGAATGCCATGGGAATGGTGCTTTCGGGCCTCGCCTTTACCCTTGCGGGGGGCTGTCCCGGGAGGCAGTTCATAATGAGCGGAGAAGGAGACGGCGATGCGGCTACATTTATCCTTGGAA is a window from the Acetomicrobium flavidum genome containing:
- the yedE gene encoding YedE family putative selenium transporter; this encodes MFKALSRALTSRSGPILTGVAVGILAPLLTFWGNPGNMGICVACFTRDIAGALGLHRAATVQYIRPELAGFILGSFISSLIYGEYKPRTGSSPIVRFFLGFFAMIGALVFLGCPWRAYIRLSAGDLNAIPGIVGLAIGIVIGIAFLWHGFSLGRNYPAKKALGYIMPVVAVTLLVFVLLRPSFGPEGTSAVFFSKEGPGSMAAPVALSLLVGLLVGFLAQRSRFCTVGALRDLIMFKDFHLFNGIIAFIVAAFITNVLLGQFKLGFEGQPIAHTNTLWNAMGMVLSGLAFTLAGGCPGRQFIMSGEGDGDAATFILGMLFGAATAHNFSLASSPAGPGMYGPAATIVGIVFCLFVGFLMKEKI
- the nagB gene encoding glucosamine-6-phosphate deaminase, which codes for MFVKKLVKNDYENMSSDAAAIVAEAIRKKPNLVLGLATGGTPLGMYKELIRMHTEEGLDFSQVTTFNLDEFCGISPDNKHSYRYYMYQNFFNHVNVKPKNIYIPDGKAEDIEEFCREYDRKIEEFGPIDMQILGIGRNGHIGFNEPADRLKVDTHVVTLAEETIRDNGSFFDDPLDMPKKAITMGLGAIMKAKKILLLANGRKKATIMASLLKDRHVTTKLPASFLYLHPDATIIMDREAAGEALERKTAG